GCAGGTCAGGCAAGGCGGACGTGGGAAAGATCACTCTGCGGCCCGGTTCCGGGGAGGAAAGATCCACCGCGACCTGATGTCGTCCACGGCGTGCACCGGACCGGGCCCGGTTCAGGACGGGCCCGGCGGCCCCGGGCGTCAGCTCCGCCGCGCCCCGGAGCCCACCGGTTCCGGGGCGTTCTCCTCCCCGGCCCGGTCGATCGGCACCCCGGCCGTCTCCGGGATCCTGATGATCGGCAGCAGCGCGACCAGCGCGACGATCATCAGGTAGTAGGCCGGGACGTAGTTGGAGCCCGTGGCGTCGATCAGCGAGCCCACCAGCACGGCCGCCGTCCCGCCGAACAGCGACGTCGAGATGTTGTAGCCGATCGCGAAGGCCCCGTACCGGACCTTGGTCGGGAACATCGCGGGGAACGTCGCGCCGATCACCGCCAGCATCAGCACCAGCAGCCCGCCGATGACCGCGTAGCCGACCGCGACCCCGGCCGGGTCGTGGGTCTGCATGAGCGCGAACGCCGGCCAGGACAGCACCAGGAAGCCGACCGCGGCGGCGATCAGCAGCGGCTTGCGGCCGATCCGGTCCGACAGCGCGCCGAGCGGCAGGATCACCGTCATCATCGCGGCCTCCACGCCGATCGTGGTGAGCTGCGACGTGGTGTCGTCCATGTCCAGGAAGTCGACGAGATAGGACGGCATGAACGTCAGCAGCGTGTAGACGGCGACGTTCAGCAGGACCACGATCCCGATGAGCCTCAGGATGGTGCGCCAGTGGTACTCCAGGGTCTCCTTGAGCGGCGACCGGGCCTTCCTGCCCTCCGCCTCCATGTGCTGGAAGGTCGGGGTGTCCTCGATCCGCGTCCGGACGTAGAGCCCGACGGCGCCGAGCGGCAGCGCGATCAGGAACGGGATCCGCCAGCCCCACCCGTGCATCGCGCTCTCGCTGAGGGAGAGGTCGATCAGCAGCACGAGCCCGGCGCCCATGATGTAGCCGCCGAGCGTGCCGAACTCCAGGAACGCGCCGTAGAACCCGCGCCGTTTCGTGGGCGCGTACTCTGCGATCATCGTGGCGGCGCCGCCGTACTCGCCGCCCGTCGAGAAGCCCTGGACGAGCCGGACGCCGAGCAGCAGCAGCGGCGCGCCGAGCCCGATCGTGGCGTAGCCGGGCAGGATGCCGATCACGAACGTCGAGCCCGACATCAGGATGATCGTGGCGGCCAGCACCCGCTTGCGGCCGAGCCTGTCCCCCATCGGGCCGAAGAACATGCCGCCGAACGGCCGGGCGAGGAACGCCGCCGCGACCAGCGCGAACGAGCGCAGCGTGGCGCTGCCGCCCGCGTCCTCGGGGAAGAACACCGTGCCGATGATCGAGGTCATCACGCCGGCGCTGAACACGCCGAAGTCGAACCACTCGATGCAGTTGCCCATCGCCGAGGCGATCACGGCCTTGCGGACGGCGCCCTCGCCGGGCCCCGCGCCCTCCGGCGGTCCGGCGCCCTCGCCTCCGCGTCCCGGATCCGCTCCCTGCCGCGCGTTCGTCGAGTCGTTCACGGACTGCCCCTGCCCGAAGATCAGGAAAAGTAACGCCGGGTTGGGGCTCCGATGACTCTGCGGTAGAAGGGCCTGGTCACGCTCGGCCGGGCTCCCGGCCGGCCTCCCGGTCAGGTCCTGGTCATGCCTTGCGGGACCGGCGGCGCGTCCGCGCGGTGTCCGCGTCCTCCGGGGCGTCCGGGCCGCCGAGGAGGTCGTCGGGCAGCGCGGGCAGGACGGTGGTGCGCAGCGGGTCGCCGTCCAGGGGGTCGGCGGCGCGAGTCGGGGCGTCGTCCCGTCCGGGGAGCTCGTCGGTGGTCAGAGGGTCGCCGGGGTCGCCGGTGTCGCCGGGGGTTCGGGTGCCGCCGGTGGTCGGGGGCTCGCCGGGCAGCTCGTTGGTGGTCTGCGGGTCGTCCAGCAGCTCGTCGAGGGACACGGTGGTCTCCGGGTCGCCCGGCGCGTCCAGCAGGTCGTCCTCGGGGATGGAGACGAGCGCCTGCGTCTCCTGCGCCCCCCGCGTGATCACCCCGCTGGCGAGGACGGTGTTGCGGTGCCGCAGCGCGCCGTTCTCGCGGAGCAGGTTGTCGATGTCGGAGCGGGCGCGGGCGACGCGGCGGCTCATCCGCAGGTGCACGACGAGGCCCCCGGCGGCGGCGCCGAGGACGAACCCGGCGACCGGGAGGCCGACGGCCGGCGGCGCGAGCGTGGCGACCAGCGCGACGACGACCAGCGCGACGACCACCGCGAGCGCGAGCAGGTGTTCTTCCACCCAGTCCAGGACGGTGTTGACGCGCTTGGGGATCCTCACTCGTCTTCTCCTCCACTCGGCTCGGAACGGGGACAACGACCGGGCCGAGGCGCGATGTTCCAGCGCCGCGGCACCGCCGTTCCAGGGGACGCCTCCGGGCTCCGCGGCCGGGACGGCTCCGGGCTCGCGCCCCTGCGCGCCGCCCTGTCAGTCGACGGGCTCCCACGGATCGTGATCGGAGGGAGACCTTGCCGAAACCCTAACAGGACGTGACGGCCGGATCCGACCCGGCGCCCCGCGCGTCGCCGGAGGGCCGCCGGGATGCGAACACATGGTCGCGGCGAATATCGTCCTTGGATATGAGCGAACACTTTGACGTCGTGGTCCTGGGCGCGGGCCCGGGTGGATATGTCGCCGCGATCCGGGCGGCGCAGCTTGGGCTGAAGACGGCGATCATCGAGGAGAGGTACTGGGGCGGGGTGTGCCTCAACGTCGGCTGCATCCCCTCGAAGGCGCTGCTGCGCAACGCCGAGCTGGCGCACATCTTCACCCACGAGCAGAAGACGTTCGGGATCAACGTCGAGGGCAGCGTGTCCTTCGACTACGGCGTCGCCTACGAGCGCAGCCGCCAGGTGTCGGACAAGCTCGTCAAGGGCGTCCAGTTCCTGATGAAGAAGAACAAGATCAAGTCCTACAACGGGCGGGGCACGTTCACCGACCCGAACACCCTCCAGGTGGCGGGGCAGGACGGGTCGAGCGAGACGGTCACGTTCGACAACTGCATCATCGCGGCCGGCGCGCACACCAAGCTGCTGCCGGGCACGTCGCTGTCGGAGCGCGTGGTCACCTACGAGGAGCAGATCCTCAGCTCCGAGCTGCCGGGCAGCATCGTCATCGCGGGCGCCGGCGCGATCGGCGTCGAGTTCGCCTACGTGCTGCACAACTACGGGGTGAAGGTCACGATCGTCGAGTTCCTCGACCGGATGGTCCCGAACGAGGACGCCGACGTGTCGAAGGAGCTGGCCAAGCGCTACCGCAAGCTCGGCATCGACGTTCTCACCTCGACGCGGGTGGACGCGATCGACGACTCGGGCGAGAAGGTCAAGGTCACCGTCACCGGCAAGGACGGCGCGCAGCAGGTGCTGGAGGCCGACAAGGTGCTCCAGGCGATCGGGTTCCAGCCGAACGTCGAGGGCTACGGGCTGGAGAAGACCGGCGTCGCGCTGACCGACCGGGGCGCGATCGACGTGGACGGCCGCTGCCGCACGTCCGTCCCGCACATCTACGCCATCGGCGACGTCACCGCGAAGCTGATGCTCGCGCACGCCGCCGAGGCCATGGGCATCGTCGCGGCCGAGACCATCGGCGACGCCGAGACGATGGAGCTCGACTACGTGATGATCCCGCGCGCCACCTACTGCCAGCCGCAGGTCGCCTCGTTCGGCTGGACGGAGGCGCAGGCGAAGGAGCAGGGCTTCGAGGTCAAGACCGCCAAGTTCCCGTTCAGCGCCAACGGCAAGGCGCTCGGCCTCGGCGAGGGCGACGGCTTCGTCAAGGTGATCAGCGACGCGAAGTACGGGGAGATCCTCGGCGCGCACATGATCGGCCCCGAGGTCACCGAGCTGCTGCCCGAGCTGACCCTGGCGCAGCAGTGGGACCTCACCGTCAACGAGGTCGCGCGCAACGTGCACGCCCACCCGTCCCTGGGCGAGGCCATGAAGGAGGCCGTGCACGGCCTGGCCGGGCACATGATCAACCTCTGATCCGCGGAACGGCACGAGGCCGCCGCCACGTTCGCCGTGGCGGCGGCCTCGCCGTTTCCCGCCGGTCAGGACGCCGGCCAGCGCTCCAGGGCTCTGTAGGCGGGCCGCCACTGCGTCTCGAACGCGGCGCGGGCCGGCTCGGGCAGGACGGACAGCGCGGCCGCGGCCGTCGCGTCGTCCACCCCGTCGAGGAGCCAGGGCAGCACGCGCGGCGCGTTCGGGCCGACGTGGCGGCCGTGGACCTGGCCGAAGGCCTGGAACTGCTCCGCCGTCAGGGTGGCGTCGATCAGCGGGAGCGCCTCCTTCTCCTCGTGCGCGAGGTGCGCGGTCAGGGCGGTGGCGAGGGCGTCGACGAGCTCCCCGACGGGTTCGGCGCCGGTGTCGATCGCCTCGACGAGGGGGTCGACGGCGGCGTGCTCGGCCTCCATCGCGTCCAGCAGGGCGAGGTCGTCGCGGCCGGTGAGGCTCTCCCGGAGGACCGGCCAGAGGGCCTCGTCCTCCGCGGTGTGGTGGGCGTGCAGCGACAGTTTGAACAACTCCCAGCCCGCCGCCGCGGCCAGCAGGCGGCGGGGGTCGTCGTCCTCGCGCGCGGTCACCTTGGCGAGATGCTCCAGCTCCCTCCTCAGCGCGCCGTGCATCACGTACATCAGGGTCCAGTCGTATCCGCTCATCGCTCCTCCTTCTTCACCGCGTTGACGGAGCGGACGGAGGAAAGGTGACGGCGGATGGCGACGGCTCGGGCCGGAACGCCCGCGGAACGTCAGCGGAGCGGGTCGAACGGGTCCAGCTCGCTCGGGCGGCGCCCGGTGGCGATCATCTCCGCGAGGAGGCTCCCGGTGGCGGGGCCGAGCGTGATGCCCCACATCCCGTGGCCGCCCGCGGCGAAGACCCGCGGCGACCGGGTCGCGCCGATCAGCGGGAGGCCGTCGCGGGTGCAGGGGCGCGACCCGACCCACTCGTCCTCCCGCGCGCCGAGGTCGGCGCCGCGCAGCAGCGGGCGGGCGGCCTCGACGATCGCCCGGATCCGGCGCGGGTCGAGCGGCGCCTCGGGACGGCGGAACTCCATCATCCCGGCGACGCGGAGCCGGTCCCCGAGCGGCGTGCAGGCGACCCGCTGCGCGGGAAAGTACACCGGCCCGTCGGGGACGCGCTCCATCGGCACGCTGAAGCTGTAGCCGCGGCCCGCCTGGACGAGCGCGCCGACGCCGAACCGCCGGGCGAGGTCGCCGAGCCACACGCCGCTCGCCAGGACCACCGCGTCGAACGCCTCGAAGTCGCTGCCGCCCGTGCGGACGGCCACGCCGCCCGGCTCGTCGCGGACGTCCGTCACGTCCGCACCCACGCGGATCTTGCCTCCGCGGTCGCGGACGGAGTCGGCGAGCGCGTGCACGAACACGCCGGGGTTGACGAAGCGCTGGCCGCGCAGCAGGATCGCCGCGCCGATCTCGTCGGAGAGGGCGGGCTCCACGACGCGCGCCTCGTCGCCGGTCAGGACCTCGTACTCCAGTTCCTGCCCGGCGGAGCGGATGTGCTCGATCTCCTCCAGCAGGACGCGCCGCTCCTGCTCCGTCCGGTACGCGGCGAGGAAGGACCCGGCCTCGTTCGTCTCCGCGCGGACGCCGCCGTCCAGCAGCGCGTCGAAGCCCGGCAGCGCC
The sequence above is a segment of the Actinomadura coerulea genome. Coding sequences within it:
- a CDS encoding MFS transporter; translation: MNDSTNARQGADPGRGGEGAGPPEGAGPGEGAVRKAVIASAMGNCIEWFDFGVFSAGVMTSIIGTVFFPEDAGGSATLRSFALVAAAFLARPFGGMFFGPMGDRLGRKRVLAATIILMSGSTFVIGILPGYATIGLGAPLLLLGVRLVQGFSTGGEYGGAATMIAEYAPTKRRGFYGAFLEFGTLGGYIMGAGLVLLIDLSLSESAMHGWGWRIPFLIALPLGAVGLYVRTRIEDTPTFQHMEAEGRKARSPLKETLEYHWRTILRLIGIVVLLNVAVYTLLTFMPSYLVDFLDMDDTTSQLTTIGVEAAMMTVILPLGALSDRIGRKPLLIAAAVGFLVLSWPAFALMQTHDPAGVAVGYAVIGGLLVLMLAVIGATFPAMFPTKVRYGAFAIGYNISTSLFGGTAAVLVGSLIDATGSNYVPAYYLMIVALVALLPIIRIPETAGVPIDRAGEENAPEPVGSGARRS
- the lpdA gene encoding dihydrolipoyl dehydrogenase, producing MSEHFDVVVLGAGPGGYVAAIRAAQLGLKTAIIEERYWGGVCLNVGCIPSKALLRNAELAHIFTHEQKTFGINVEGSVSFDYGVAYERSRQVSDKLVKGVQFLMKKNKIKSYNGRGTFTDPNTLQVAGQDGSSETVTFDNCIIAAGAHTKLLPGTSLSERVVTYEEQILSSELPGSIVIAGAGAIGVEFAYVLHNYGVKVTIVEFLDRMVPNEDADVSKELAKRYRKLGIDVLTSTRVDAIDDSGEKVKVTVTGKDGAQQVLEADKVLQAIGFQPNVEGYGLEKTGVALTDRGAIDVDGRCRTSVPHIYAIGDVTAKLMLAHAAEAMGIVAAETIGDAETMELDYVMIPRATYCQPQVASFGWTEAQAKEQGFEVKTAKFPFSANGKALGLGEGDGFVKVISDAKYGEILGAHMIGPEVTELLPELTLAQQWDLTVNEVARNVHAHPSLGEAMKEAVHGLAGHMINL
- a CDS encoding hemerythrin domain-containing protein, with the protein product MSGYDWTLMYVMHGALRRELEHLAKVTAREDDDPRRLLAAAAGWELFKLSLHAHHTAEDEALWPVLRESLTGRDDLALLDAMEAEHAAVDPLVEAIDTGAEPVGELVDALATALTAHLAHEEKEALPLIDATLTAEQFQAFGQVHGRHVGPNAPRVLPWLLDGVDDATAAAALSVLPEPARAAFETQWRPAYRALERWPAS
- a CDS encoding NAD(P)/FAD-dependent oxidoreductase, which gives rise to MARRVAVVGAGMVGLSTAWFLQEHGEDVTVFDRRDVAAGASWGNAGWLTPGLATPLPEPAVLSYGVRAVLSPSSPVYVPPSANPRLLRFLAGFARNSTAARWRRAMEALVPINGRALPGFDALLDGGVRAETNEAGSFLAAYRTEQERRVLLEEIEHIRSAGQELEYEVLTGDEARVVEPALSDEIGAAILLRGQRFVNPGVFVHALADSVRDRGGKIRVGADVTDVRDEPGGVAVRTGGSDFEAFDAVVLASGVWLGDLARRFGVGALVQAGRGYSFSVPMERVPDGPVYFPAQRVACTPLGDRLRVAGMMEFRRPEAPLDPRRIRAIVEAARPLLRGADLGAREDEWVGSRPCTRDGLPLIGATRSPRVFAAGGHGMWGITLGPATGSLLAEMIATGRRPSELDPFDPLR